The Hyperthermus butylicus DSM 5456 genome includes a region encoding these proteins:
- the nadA gene encoding quinolinate synthase NadA, with translation MTGNGLEAILERIRELKEKRRAVILAHNYQLPEIQDIADFVGDSLELARKAMEVDADVIVMAAVNFMAEVAAILNPDKIVLHPDPRATCPLANHARLELLRRYREKYPGAPLVIYINSYAVAKAYADYIVTSASAVKLVGKLGEDTILFAPDRNLADHVAMATGKNVVAVPAGGICPVHEFLLDEYYVRKVREQYPRGYLMVHPETPRPVRLMADYVGSTSQMLRRIGEVEAEVYIIGTEEGLVHRARRLYPDKKIVPANPRAVCINMKKITPLKILYSLETLKPRVVVPEPIARRVREILERSLEMVR, from the coding sequence TTGACTGGCAACGGTTTGGAGGCTATTCTGGAGCGTATCCGGGAGCTGAAGGAGAAGAGGAGAGCGGTTATATTAGCCCATAATTACCAGCTACCCGAGATCCAGGATATAGCGGATTTTGTCGGGGATAGTCTGGAGCTTGCCCGCAAAGCTATGGAGGTTGACGCCGACGTCATAGTTATGGCAGCGGTTAACTTCATGGCCGAGGTGGCTGCGATACTCAACCCGGACAAGATAGTACTGCATCCAGACCCCCGTGCCACGTGCCCCTTAGCCAACCACGCGAGGCTTGAGCTGCTACGCCGCTATCGTGAGAAGTACCCCGGTGCACCTCTCGTCATCTACATCAACTCCTATGCTGTCGCAAAGGCCTATGCAGACTATATCGTCACAAGCGCCTCGGCGGTGAAGCTTGTTGGGAAGCTGGGAGAGGATACTATACTCTTCGCGCCCGACCGCAACCTTGCAGACCACGTGGCTATGGCTACCGGGAAAAACGTCGTAGCTGTCCCTGCTGGTGGCATCTGCCCAGTCCACGAGTTCCTCCTAGACGAGTACTATGTCAGGAAGGTGCGTGAACAGTATCCCCGCGGCTACCTGATGGTGCACCCGGAGACCCCCAGGCCCGTCCGACTCATGGCGGACTACGTTGGGAGTACTAGCCAGATGCTCCGCAGGATAGGCGAGGTCGAAGCCGAGGTATACATTATCGGTACCGAGGAGGGTCTAGTCCACCGCGCCAGGAGGCTCTACCCCGACAAGAAGATAGTACCCGCCAACCCCAGAGCCGTCTGCATAAACATGAAGAAGATTACGCCGCTAAAGATACTCTACTCCCTAGAGACGCTGAAGCCCAGGGTAGTCGTACCAGAGCCAATTGCGAGGCGCGTCCGCGAAATCCTTGAGCGCTCCCTGGAGATGGTAAGGTAG
- a CDS encoding SHOCT domain-containing protein, giving the protein MIVKKKHIITEEWILEKPKEIITRAAIQPQQQQIQTIKSEEDPIEKLEKLKRLLDEGVITREEYEMLRKKILEKLA; this is encoded by the coding sequence GTGATCGTCAAGAAGAAGCACATTATAACGGAAGAGTGGATCCTCGAGAAACCAAAGGAGATAATTACTAGAGCAGCAATACAGCCGCAGCAACAACAGATTCAGACCATAAAGTCCGAGGAGGACCCAATTGAGAAGCTTGAAAAGCTAAAACGCCTACTAGACGAAGGAGTCATTACGAGAGAAGAGTATGAGATGCTACGCAAGAAGATACTCGAAAAGCTAGCCTAG
- a CDS encoding PH domain-containing protein produces MSDAKIPRKLAENLEPDEAIIKAVKQQRIALEKPKWLVVTTRRIIVFDEKLLGRYELVSIPYEKLQRVYYRAGVIGSEFRLELEEDKNINLDWMDKDRAKQAMEAIKEALKRIAIEPP; encoded by the coding sequence ATGTCTGATGCGAAGATTCCCCGAAAGCTTGCAGAAAACCTGGAGCCCGACGAGGCAATTATCAAGGCTGTAAAGCAGCAGCGCATAGCGCTCGAGAAGCCTAAATGGCTTGTAGTAACCACTAGAAGGATAATAGTCTTCGACGAAAAGCTGCTGGGCCGCTACGAGCTAGTCTCCATACCCTACGAGAAGCTACAGCGTGTATACTACCGCGCTGGCGTTATCGGCTCGGAGTTCCGGCTCGAACTAGAAGAAGATAAGAACATCAACCTAGACTGGATGGACAAGGATAGAGCAAAACAAGCCATGGAGGCCATAAAGGAGGCACTAAAGAGAATAGCCATAGAGCCCCCGTGA
- a CDS encoding fluoride efflux transporter FluC yields the protein MRVVGVDVEDFVLVFVGGGLGAVSRWVLSSIVQRHAGILFPWCTLAVNVIG from the coding sequence GTGAGAGTGGTAGGGGTGGACGTGGAGGATTTTGTACTAGTCTTCGTTGGTGGAGGCCTCGGTGCTGTATCGAGATGGGTTCTCTCAAGCATCGTGCAGCGGCATGCAGGTATACTGTTCCCCTGGTGTACGCTTGCGGTAAACGTGATAGGGTAA
- a CDS encoding fluoride efflux transporter FluC, which translates to MYACGKRDRVTLAGLCYGASKLYGVFTREQRLLIATGFAGGFTTFSTFSYETLALLAEAPLYGLANIMANVLGGLLAAYSGYVLASVIHAKPVA; encoded by the coding sequence GTGTACGCTTGCGGTAAACGTGATAGGGTAACTCTTGCTGGGCTTTGTTATGGGGCATCTAAGCTGTACGGTGTTTTCACGAGGGAGCAGCGATTGCTAATAGCTACCGGGTTTGCTGGTGGGTTTACAACGTTCTCAACGTTCTCCTATGAGACTCTAGCATTGCTCGCTGAGGCACCGCTCTACGGCCTGGCGAATATTATGGCTAACGTATTAGGCGGCCTCCTAGCAGCATACTCTGGGTACGTGCTTGCAAGTGTAATTCATGCAAAGCCGGTGGCTTAG
- a CDS encoding mandelate racemase/muconate lactonizing enzyme family protein encodes MPRISRVEYFVVEARIRGVFRIAYSAASVSRSVVVKVVLEDGTIGFGEASPSKMVTWETIDSIGSYVGLVSGQLRGLSLPEEMGKALRVIHGYGLGFSSARAALESAILDAVGKLFGVPVYNLLGGRVAERLVTDYTVSIPDLGVARDIAGRSGRGWELYAETIEYIVGLRSKPPEEPPIPVPSIQGFNVLKVKVGTGDPLLDAQLVLAAYEASRGRARIRVDANQAWSPKEAVRVIHRLENTLGDALELVEQPVPAWNLEGLRYVKERVDVPIAADESARSPVEAARVAAMGAADVINIKIAKAGGPLQAARIASLAEAHGLQVMWGCMAETGLGIAQALHAALTSTATRYVDLDSPLFLEKDPARNSPRYRATAEGVTVEPAPGPGLATEI; translated from the coding sequence TTGCCGCGTATCAGCCGAGTTGAATACTTTGTCGTCGAGGCTAGGATTCGTGGAGTCTTCCGCATAGCCTACTCTGCGGCTAGCGTATCTAGGAGCGTGGTTGTCAAGGTTGTGCTTGAGGATGGCACTATTGGGTTTGGCGAGGCTTCTCCAAGCAAGATGGTTACATGGGAGACCATAGACTCTATTGGGTCGTACGTGGGGCTTGTCTCGGGGCAGCTGAGGGGCCTCTCTCTGCCAGAGGAGATGGGCAAGGCTCTACGCGTGATCCACGGGTATGGGCTTGGGTTTAGCTCTGCTAGGGCTGCGTTGGAGTCGGCAATACTTGATGCTGTAGGTAAGCTGTTTGGAGTGCCTGTATACAATCTGCTTGGTGGCCGTGTTGCTGAGAGGCTGGTTACCGACTACACGGTATCAATACCGGATCTCGGGGTGGCTAGGGATATTGCTGGGAGGAGTGGCCGTGGCTGGGAGCTATACGCCGAGACTATAGAGTACATTGTTGGGCTACGCTCTAAGCCCCCGGAGGAGCCGCCCATACCTGTACCGTCGATCCAGGGGTTCAACGTGCTTAAGGTGAAGGTTGGGACAGGTGATCCCTTGCTTGACGCGCAGCTTGTGCTAGCTGCTTATGAGGCCTCGAGGGGCCGTGCCAGGATACGTGTGGACGCTAACCAGGCCTGGTCCCCAAAGGAGGCTGTCCGTGTAATACATAGGCTCGAGAACACACTCGGCGACGCCCTAGAGCTTGTTGAGCAGCCCGTGCCAGCATGGAACCTCGAGGGACTACGCTACGTGAAGGAGCGTGTGGACGTGCCGATTGCAGCGGACGAGTCCGCGCGGAGCCCCGTTGAGGCCGCCAGGGTGGCCGCCATGGGCGCAGCCGACGTCATCAACATTAAGATAGCAAAGGCTGGCGGGCCACTCCAGGCCGCCAGAATCGCATCGCTAGCTGAGGCTCACGGGCTCCAGGTCATGTGGGGCTGCATGGCGGAGACAGGGCTCGGCATAGCCCAGGCGCTACATGCAGCCCTTACCAGCACTGCCACCCGCTACGTGGACCTCGACTCGCCGCTCTTCCTCGAGAAAGACCCTGCCAGGAACTCGCCGAGATACAGGGCTACAGCGGAGGGTGTAACTGTGGAGCCAGCTCCAGGCCCCGGCCTTGCTACAGAGATCTAG
- a CDS encoding basic amino acid ABC transporter substrate-binding protein, translating into MAGTSRTLVIAAIVAIAVIVGGVAYWYAGGGGGEGKKILVVGTSPDFPPFEYIAKNGSVVGFDIELIRLVAKKAGYDDIEIRTMDFDALIPALEQGQIDVIAAGMTITEERKQRVDFTIPYWQVDQAILVRADSEFRPKSVEELSGKTVGVQTGTTAADYLNKIVEEKGLNINIKEYSSYVLAVNDLIAGRIDAVMVDTPVAKMFEKQYKDKLVISAVIETGEKYGFAVRKGNTELLDKLNKALEDIMNSPTWDELVQKYFGSEQLPYT; encoded by the coding sequence GTGGCAGGAACCTCCCGAACACTAGTTATTGCAGCCATCGTAGCCATAGCCGTCATTGTAGGTGGCGTAGCATACTGGTATGCCGGAGGGGGCGGCGGAGAAGGCAAGAAGATCCTAGTTGTTGGTACGTCGCCCGACTTCCCGCCGTTCGAGTACATTGCTAAGAATGGTAGTGTTGTCGGCTTCGACATAGAGCTGATAAGGCTGGTGGCGAAGAAGGCTGGCTACGACGACATAGAGATAAGAACCATGGACTTCGACGCGCTGATCCCGGCGCTGGAGCAGGGCCAGATAGACGTCATAGCAGCGGGGATGACTATTACTGAGGAGAGGAAGCAGAGGGTCGACTTCACCATACCATACTGGCAGGTTGACCAGGCTATACTCGTAAGGGCCGACTCGGAATTCAGGCCGAAGAGTGTTGAGGAGCTGAGCGGCAAGACTGTTGGAGTCCAGACGGGCACCACGGCAGCGGACTACCTTAATAAGATTGTGGAGGAGAAGGGACTCAACATAAACATCAAAGAGTATAGCAGCTACGTACTTGCCGTAAACGACCTCATCGCTGGGAGGATAGACGCGGTTATGGTTGATACGCCGGTTGCGAAGATGTTCGAGAAGCAGTACAAGGACAAGCTAGTAATATCAGCTGTGATTGAGACTGGTGAGAAGTACGGGTTTGCAGTGAGGAAGGGTAACACCGAGCTACTAGACAAGCTCAACAAGGCCCTTGAAGATATAATGAATAGCCCCACCTGGGACGAGCTGGTGCAGAAGTATTTCGGCAGCGAGCAGCTACCATATACTTAA
- a CDS encoding amino acid ABC transporter permease, translating into MPSLSSIFENLEPYIGVILSGLPNTLILTFGGFGIGLIVGPLLAFLEVYGPRPLARLAAAVEEVIRGIPLLVIMFLVYFGLPELGVRLDPLTAAVVSIGIRSLAYQSQIIRSAILSIPAGQWEAALALGMSPLEAFVNVIAPQAFRIAIPGLVNQFTVDLKDTSIAYAIGVAEIFTQSVHVAQIILDYLSPLLFVGLIYFILTYTASSLASILYRRVAIPGLGGGAQP; encoded by the coding sequence TTGCCCTCGCTCTCCAGCATTTTTGAAAACCTAGAACCCTACATTGGTGTAATCCTTTCGGGGCTGCCCAACACGCTCATACTAACCTTTGGCGGGTTCGGCATAGGCCTAATTGTCGGCCCCCTGCTAGCCTTCCTAGAGGTCTATGGCCCCAGGCCCCTCGCGAGGCTCGCGGCGGCGGTTGAGGAGGTTATCCGCGGCATACCCCTTCTAGTTATAATGTTCCTAGTCTACTTTGGGCTTCCAGAGCTAGGCGTGAGACTGGACCCCCTCACGGCCGCAGTTGTATCGATAGGCATCAGGAGTCTCGCCTACCAGTCGCAGATCATTAGGAGCGCTATACTATCGATACCCGCTGGGCAGTGGGAGGCAGCCCTAGCCCTAGGCATGAGCCCTCTCGAGGCATTCGTGAACGTCATTGCGCCCCAGGCGTTCCGCATAGCGATACCCGGCCTCGTAAACCAGTTCACCGTAGACCTCAAGGACACATCGATAGCCTACGCTATAGGCGTCGCGGAGATATTCACACAGTCCGTCCACGTGGCACAGATTATCCTTGACTACCTCTCACCACTCCTCTTCGTGGGCCTCATCTACTTCATACTCACCTATACGGCAAGCAGTCTTGCCTCAATCCTGTACCGCAGAGTGGCGATACCAGGCCTGGGCGGAGGTGCACAGCCGTGA